The following coding sequences are from one Perognathus longimembris pacificus isolate PPM17 chromosome 13, ASM2315922v1, whole genome shotgun sequence window:
- the Lrrc55 gene encoding leucine-rich repeat-containing protein 55, which translates to MDPALMGFLQHCCCQLPKMGDTWAQLPWPGPFHPAMLLVSLLLAAGVMHLDAGTSCPVLCTCHNQVVDCSSQRLFSVPPDLPRDTRNLSLAHNRITAVPPGYLTCYIQLQVLDLRNNSLVELPPGLFLHAKRLVHLDLSYNNLSHVPADMFQEAHGLVHIDLSHNPWLRRVHPQAFQGLVQLRDLDLSYGGLAFLSLEALEGLPGLVTLQIGGNPWVCGCTMEPLLKWLRNRIQRCTADSQLAECRGPPEVEGAPLFSLTEESFKACHLTLTLDDYLFIAFVGFVVSIASVATNFLLGITANCCHRWSKASEEEEI; encoded by the exons ATGGACCCAGCCCTCATGGGCTTCCTTCAGCACTGCTGTTGCCAGCTGCCTAAGATGGGTGACACCTGGGCGCAGCTTCCCTGGCCTGGGCCCTTCCACCCAGCCATGCTGTTGGTCTCCCTCCTTTTGGCAGCTGGTGTCATGCACTTGGACGCAGGTACCAGTTGCCCAGTCCTTTGTACCTGCCACAACCAGGTGGTGGACTGCAGCAGCCAGAGGTTATTCTCTGTGCCCCCAGACCTGCCGAGGGACACCCGCAACCTCAGCCTGGCCCACAACCGCATCACGGCTGTTCCGCCAGGCTACCTCACATGCTACATCCAGCTGCAAGTGCTGGATTTGCGCAACAATTCCTTGGTGGAGCTGCCCCCAGGTCTCTTCCTGCATGCCAAGCGTTTGGTACACCTGGATCTGAGCTACAACAACCTGAGCCACGTGCCGGCAGACATGTTCCAGGAGGCCCACGGGCTCGTGCACATCGACCTGAGTCATAACCCGTGGCTTCGCAGAGTCCACCCCCAGGCCTTCCAGGGCCTCGTGCAGCTCCGGGATCTGGATCTCAGCTACGGAGGCCTGGCCTTCCTCAGCCTCGAGGCCTTGGAGGGTCTGCCCGGACTGGTGACGCTGCAGATTGGGGGCAATCCCTGGGTCTGTGGCTGCACCATGGAGCCGCTGCTAAAATGGCTGCGAAACCGAATCCAGCGCTGTACAGCGG ATTCTCAGCTGGCTGAGTGTCGGGGGCCCCCCGAAGTGGAGGGTGCCCCTCTGTTCTCACTCACAGAGGAGAGCTTCAAGGCCTGCCACCTGACTCTCACCCTGGATGATTACCTCTTCATTGCCTTTGTGGGCTTTGTGGTCTCCATTGCTTCTGTGGCTACCAACTTCCTCCTGGGCATCACCGCCAACTGCTGCCATCGTTGGAGCAAGGCTAGCGAAGAGGAAGAGATTTGA